In Triplophysa rosa linkage group LG2, Trosa_1v2, whole genome shotgun sequence, the genomic window CTAGGAAGAAAAAAGAATACTTTAAtgagataaaatatttttgaagcAAGTTTAGAACTTCAACATTGTGACAAATTCATTTTACATGTGTACATTAAAACAATACCGATGGTAACCAGCAGCTCTTCCAAGTCTCCAGACATTTCTTTCTCAATGCTCTTCTGCAGAGTCTTGCCACTGATGTTTTTATATTCCACTAATGCTGCAACGGGGCATTTAAAGTTTTATTAGAAGCACACCTGCAGTTTTGCACATTCTCATTTGTTATTTAGATTTCTATGTTTGTACTTTGTCTCAGTTGAGGGATGCTCCTTTTACAGAGGATCTCAATAAACTTGGACTCATCAGTTCCAAATTTCTTCTCTCCTGCATTATAGAGAGCCTATAGAGGAAACAatgcatatattttatttttaaaaaccagaCAGAagtttttcagttctgacagGAAGCTCGCTCATACCATTGTTAGGCAAATAGAATAATACTAAACATTCGTTTTAATGTGTAAGGCTACAAGAGAAACTTAAGCATTGCaatcaattatttttatttttacctgtGCATCTTCTTTAGCCTTGCTTGCATTCACACTGGTGCTCTCATCCCTTGCAGCCTTACAGGGTGAGAcagttaataaatacaaacaaaatcaatttaaaagtgTTTAATTTACGAAGTATCTATATTACAGTAGCTATTAATTACAGTTAATTGCAGTACATTGACATAAGGGTTTATAATCACCTCAGCCAGCATAACAATGGCTTTGCCGAAGTCCCCTGAAACTTCGTGTTTTAGGTTCTGTACCaatgttttctttgtttctgttgggcaatggaaataaaaaaaagtatttagtataTTGCTTGTCCTTTAAAATATGAATCGTCTTCTCCAGCTCACCATCAGCATGAGCTGCAGACAAGTCcttgatttgtttatttgtccttGAGGCTAACATTTCTATCAGGATTTTCTTGTCCGTTCCAGCCCCCTGGAATAAAAATTGAAgaacatattaataaaaatagggGGGTAATGCTAATATTCTCATATGGATTTCAAATTTCCATTCTAAAATATTTGGCCATTTTGAACATGGTACATTGAAAAACaaattgtgaaaaaaaagaaacacaactTACTTTTGTTGCCTTAATTATATCCTTAGCGTCATTGACTGCAGGCAGGGTTGCAAGCCTAACAATCGCATCTTCAAAGTCACCACCGGTATCGCTCTTCAAGTCATTTACAAGAATctgtaaacacaacaacaagACAACAAGAGTTGCTCAAGACAAACAAATGAAGTGGATTTTCATCATTTggtgaacacacaaacacacgcatttTCATATTGCAGGTAAAGAAagatttgaccttttttgtggtTTCTTCGTATGCCCTAGAAATGGCCTGTTTTTGACTGCTACTTCTGTGGGTCAGTATGTCTATTAAAGTCTTCTCATTTGTACCTGATAAttgggaaaaaaacaatatcCACTTGATGGAATATCATTCTCAAAATCATATAACATATCAATTAAATGTTATACAGCATCAAGACCAAAAAGCAAAACTgtatatgtagcctacacatAGGCTACAGGTGCAATGCACGTAGCAGGAACACAGGGACTAGAACACATCTCATCTGAATGTTACGTACCGAAGCCTTGAATTGCTTTGCGCAGAGTCGCAACATCTTCATTAACATTAAAGTTAGCCTTGGCTTTAATAGTCCCTTTCTCCacctgaacaataaacaaaaaagagtCATGTGTAAATTCTGCTGGAAAATGTATATATGAAGTATGAAATGATGCTAAAATAGAGTTATTTACCGGAGGATAGGGAGCTTTTAGCATGCTTTCGAGATCATCCtgcaatattaagtaaatacaaaGTAACAATTGAAACTAGAACAATGCAAAAAGAATACAACCAAACAATACACAAATGAACAGGTCTAAGATTTCACTTACCCACACGTGCGCCATTTTTGGTAGAGTGAATTCTACATTGTACAAGTACAAAGACACTTTACTCATACAGTGAGTGATACAGTATTTGCAAACATGGAGGTACAGTAGTTTCTTTACCTGTTCTTAGCCTATTTTTTAACACAAGCAAATGTTTTCATTCCAACTTTTAAGTTTTAAGATAGCTATCACACATCACCTAACagatattgttttattattttga contains:
- the anxa3a gene encoding annexin A3a → MAHVWDDLESMLKAPYPPVEKGTIKAKANFNVNEDVATLRKAIQGFGTNEKTLIDILTHRSSSQKQAISRAYEETTKKILVNDLKSDTGGDFEDAIVRLATLPAVNDAKDIIKATKGAGTDKKILIEMLASRTNKQIKDLSAAHADETKKTLVQNLKHEVSGDFGKAIVMLAEAARDESTSVNASKAKEDAQALYNAGEKKFGTDESKFIEILCKRSIPQLRQTLVEYKNISGKTLQKSIEKEMSGDLEELLVTIVKCVINTPAYFAEKLHKSMKGIGTDETILTRIMVCRAEVDMMDIKAEYKKLYQSSLCKDISSDVGGDYCNCLRMICGED